One Herbaspirillum rubrisubalbicans genomic window carries:
- a CDS encoding TerC family protein has product MNGVESFASLPMWGGFIVFVLGMLAVDMFALGGRHAHRVSPREALSWSLVWVSLAFLFAGLMWWYLDANVGREFANQKSAEFLSGYLIEKALSVDNIFVFLMIFSYFAVPPEMQRRVLLYGVIGAIVMRAVMILLGAWMIAQFSWILYVFGAFLVFTGVKMLIFADKEADLGDNPLLRWLRGHLKISNDYDGEKFTTRINGVRYFTPLMLVLLLIEISDVIFAVDSIPAIFAITKDPFIVFTSNMFAIMGLRALYFLLADSAERFHLLKYGLALVLLFVGGKMLLSIWFHVPVLISLSIVGAILLVSIIASLVLSRDKKKVGGAV; this is encoded by the coding sequence GTGAACGGCGTAGAGAGTTTCGCAAGCCTGCCCATGTGGGGTGGCTTCATCGTATTCGTGCTGGGGATGCTGGCGGTGGACATGTTCGCCCTGGGTGGGCGCCATGCGCACCGCGTCTCGCCCAGGGAGGCCTTGAGCTGGTCGCTGGTCTGGGTATCGCTGGCCTTCCTGTTTGCCGGCCTGATGTGGTGGTACCTGGATGCCAACGTCGGGCGTGAGTTCGCCAACCAGAAGAGCGCCGAGTTCCTCTCCGGCTACCTGATCGAGAAGGCGCTGTCGGTCGATAACATCTTCGTGTTCCTGATGATCTTCAGCTACTTCGCCGTGCCGCCTGAAATGCAGCGCCGCGTGCTGCTGTATGGCGTCATCGGTGCCATCGTCATGCGTGCCGTGATGATCTTGCTGGGTGCCTGGATGATCGCCCAGTTCAGCTGGATCTTGTATGTCTTTGGTGCCTTCCTGGTGTTTACCGGCGTGAAGATGCTGATCTTCGCCGACAAGGAAGCCGACCTGGGCGACAACCCGCTGCTGCGCTGGCTGCGCGGACATCTGAAGATCAGCAACGACTACGATGGCGAAAAGTTCACCACCCGCATCAATGGCGTGCGCTATTTCACTCCGCTGATGCTGGTGCTGCTGTTGATCGAGATTTCCGACGTGATCTTTGCGGTCGATAGCATCCCGGCCATCTTCGCCATCACCAAGGATCCGTTCATCGTCTTCACCTCGAACATGTTCGCCATCATGGGGTTGCGTGCGCTGTACTTCCTGCTGGCCGATTCGGCCGAGCGCTTCCACCTGCTCAAGTACGGCCTGGCCCTGGTGCTGCTGTTCGTGGGTGGCAAGATGCTGCTGTCGATCTGGTTCCACGTGCCGGTACTGATCTCGCTGTCCATCGTCGGTGCCATCCTGCTGGTGTCCATCATTGCCAGCCTGGTGCTGAGCCGGGACAAGAAAAAAGTAGGTGGCGCCGTCTGA
- a CDS encoding M61 family metallopeptidase has protein sequence MATPTPIRYSITSLDPASHLYDITVTVDTPAADGQVFSLPAWIPGSYMIREFGKNIVTLRGESNGRKVAVKKRDKHTWQAAPCKGALTLHYQVYAWDLSVRTAHLDRTHGFFNGTSVFLAAHGFEDGPHVVDIRRPAGEDFKRWRVATAMSELKAKRYGFGTYVAQNYDELIDHPVELGDFALASFQAHGVPHDVVITGRVPNLDLARLCDDLKKICEAQIAFFEPRSKRAPMDRYVFMTLAVGDGYGGLEHRASTALICARADLPVKGKPEQSDGYRTYLGLCSHEYFHTWNVKRIKPAVFAPYDLRQENYTSLLWLFEGFTSYYDDLFLVRTGVIDTEQYLKLVGKTITGVLRGTGRKKQSVAESSFDAWVKYYRQDENASNAIVSYYTKGSLVALGLDLSIREQTRGRRSLDDVMRGLWTRYGRDFYHGKQQGVAEDEILAVMEELSGADLKRFYDRHIRGTEDVPLEDLLPAFGVAYDACLPADAKPWLGARIGKEGGDAKLAAVYEGGPAMQAGLSAGDKLVAIDGLRVPASGADGLLARYRLNDTVRIHAFRRDELMEFSVRLKADSAPQVSLSAMGKPVAVVRRRLAWLQPDGQGKA, from the coding sequence ATGGCCACCCCCACCCCAATCCGCTACAGCATCACTTCCCTCGATCCCGCCTCTCATCTCTACGACATCACGGTCACCGTCGATACCCCGGCCGCCGATGGCCAGGTGTTCTCGCTGCCGGCCTGGATCCCGGGCAGTTACATGATCCGCGAATTCGGCAAGAACATCGTGACCTTGCGCGGCGAGTCCAATGGCCGCAAGGTGGCCGTCAAAAAGCGCGACAAGCACACCTGGCAAGCCGCTCCCTGCAAGGGCGCACTGACGCTGCACTATCAGGTCTATGCCTGGGATCTGTCGGTACGCACCGCGCACCTGGATCGCACCCATGGCTTCTTCAATGGCACCAGCGTGTTCCTGGCCGCCCATGGTTTCGAAGATGGCCCGCACGTGGTGGACATCCGCCGCCCCGCAGGCGAGGACTTCAAGCGCTGGCGCGTGGCCACCGCGATGTCCGAACTCAAGGCCAAGCGCTATGGCTTCGGCACCTACGTGGCGCAGAACTATGATGAATTGATCGATCATCCGGTAGAGCTTGGCGACTTCGCCCTGGCCAGCTTTCAGGCCCATGGCGTGCCACATGACGTGGTCATCACCGGTCGCGTACCCAACCTGGACCTGGCGCGCCTGTGCGATGACCTCAAGAAGATCTGCGAAGCCCAGATTGCCTTCTTCGAGCCGCGCAGCAAGCGCGCGCCCATGGACCGCTACGTCTTCATGACGCTGGCCGTGGGCGATGGCTATGGCGGCCTGGAGCATCGCGCCTCCACCGCACTGATCTGCGCGCGCGCCGACCTGCCGGTCAAGGGCAAGCCGGAGCAGAGCGATGGCTACCGCACCTACCTGGGTTTGTGCAGCCATGAGTATTTCCACACTTGGAACGTCAAGCGCATCAAACCGGCGGTGTTCGCCCCCTACGATCTGCGCCAGGAAAATTACACCTCGCTGCTATGGCTCTTCGAAGGTTTCACCAGCTATTACGACGACCTGTTCCTGGTGCGTACCGGTGTGATCGATACCGAGCAATATCTGAAACTGGTCGGCAAGACCATCACCGGCGTGCTGCGTGGCACCGGCCGCAAGAAGCAGAGTGTGGCCGAGTCCAGCTTCGATGCCTGGGTCAAGTATTACCGCCAGGATGAAAACGCCAGCAATGCCATCGTCAGCTACTACACCAAGGGTTCGCTGGTGGCGCTGGGGCTGGACCTGAGCATCCGTGAACAGACCCGTGGCCGTCGTTCGCTGGATGACGTGATGCGCGGCTTGTGGACGCGCTATGGACGCGACTTCTACCACGGCAAGCAGCAGGGCGTAGCAGAAGACGAGATCCTGGCCGTGATGGAAGAGTTGAGCGGCGCCGACCTGAAGCGCTTTTATGACCGCCATATCCGCGGCACCGAGGATGTGCCGCTGGAAGACCTGTTGCCGGCCTTTGGCGTCGCCTACGATGCCTGCCTGCCTGCGGATGCCAAGCCCTGGCTCGGTGCGCGCATCGGCAAGGAGGGCGGTGATGCCAAGCTGGCGGCCGTGTATGAAGGCGGCCCGGCGATGCAGGCGGGACTGTCGGCCGGTGACAAGCTGGTGGCCATCGATGGCCTGCGGGTGCCGGCTTCGGGGGCGGATGGTTTGCTGGCGCGTTATCGCTTGAACGACACCGTG
- a CDS encoding transposase — MARLPRLVVPHQPHHIIQRGHDGLVIFRDAEDHLAFLGWLKDAARQFKVAVHAYVLMPDHLHLLVTPSDDAGLARMMQWIGRHYVPYFNQKHGRSGTLWQGRYRATVIDAELYLLAICRYIELNPVRNGLAASPGEYPWSSYMHHIGAKQDGLITDHPQYWSIGNTPFDREIAYRQLTEEGLARAEVERITAATLKGWALGSDDFKQGLERQTHRRVSPAKRGRPAVVRPVTEVEDVSVGKDS; from the coding sequence ATGGCCCGCCTTCCCCGTCTCGTTGTCCCGCACCAGCCTCATCACATCATCCAGCGCGGCCATGATGGCCTGGTCATTTTCCGTGATGCCGAGGATCACCTGGCCTTCCTGGGCTGGCTCAAGGATGCTGCGCGGCAATTCAAGGTGGCCGTGCACGCCTACGTGCTCATGCCCGACCACCTGCATCTGCTGGTCACGCCCAGCGATGACGCAGGGCTGGCACGGATGATGCAATGGATAGGACGCCACTACGTCCCGTATTTCAACCAGAAGCATGGGCGCAGCGGCACGCTATGGCAGGGGCGTTACCGCGCCACCGTCATCGATGCCGAACTCTACCTGCTGGCCATCTGCCGCTACATTGAGCTCAATCCGGTGCGCAATGGCCTGGCGGCCAGCCCGGGTGAGTATCCGTGGTCCAGCTACATGCATCACATCGGTGCCAAGCAGGATGGCTTGATTACCGATCATCCTCAGTATTGGTCCATTGGCAACACGCCCTTCGATCGCGAGATCGCCTATCGCCAGCTCACCGAAGAGGGCCTGGCGCGCGCCGAAGTGGAGCGCATCACCGCTGCCACGCTCAAGGGTTGGGCGCTGGGATCGGACGATTTCAAGCAAGGTCTGGAGCGCCAGACCCATCGCCGTGTCAGTCCGGCCAAGCGCGGACGCCCGGCGGTGGTCCGCCCCGTGACTGAAGTTGAAGACGTATCCGTAGGAAAAGATTCGTAG
- a CDS encoding glutamate synthase subunit beta, giving the protein MGKATGFMEYQRLKEASEAPAARTKHYKEFVLHLSDADAKIQGARCMDCGIPFCNNGCPVNNIIPDWNDLVYRGNYKEALDTLHQTNNFPEFTGRICPAPCEAACTLGINNDAVGIKSIEHFIIDKGWENGWVVPQPAALKTGKKVAVVGSGPAGLAAAQQLARAGHDVTVFEKNDRVGGLLRYGIPDFKMEKSHIDLRVEQMKAEGVTFRTGVFVGKDFPETVNNWSKESVTPEELKKEFDAVVIAGGAESPRDLPVPGRELKGVHFAMDFLPLQNKVNAGDKLKNQIMATGKNVVVIGGGDTGSDCVGTSNRHGAASVTQFELMPQPPESENKPLVWPYWPIKLRTSSSHEEGCQRDFAVTTKRLEGKGGKVEKLIAARVEFKDGKMVEVPDSEFEIKADLVLLAMGFVSPVQQVLDAFGVEKDARGNAKATTDGEGCYKTSVEKVFAAGDMRRGQSLVVWAIREGRQCARAVDEFLMGSSLLPR; this is encoded by the coding sequence ATGGGAAAAGCAACCGGTTTCATGGAGTACCAGCGCCTGAAAGAGGCCAGCGAGGCGCCTGCCGCGCGCACCAAGCATTACAAGGAGTTCGTCCTGCACTTGAGCGACGCCGACGCCAAGATCCAGGGCGCACGTTGCATGGACTGCGGCATCCCCTTCTGCAACAACGGCTGCCCGGTCAACAACATCATTCCCGACTGGAATGACCTGGTCTATCGGGGCAACTACAAGGAAGCCCTGGACACTCTGCACCAGACCAACAACTTCCCCGAGTTCACCGGCCGCATCTGCCCGGCTCCCTGCGAAGCAGCCTGCACCCTGGGCATCAACAACGACGCCGTGGGCATCAAGTCGATTGAGCACTTCATTATCGACAAGGGCTGGGAAAACGGCTGGGTGGTGCCGCAACCGGCCGCCCTCAAGACCGGCAAGAAGGTCGCCGTGGTCGGTTCCGGTCCTGCCGGCCTGGCCGCTGCCCAGCAACTGGCGCGCGCCGGTCATGACGTGACCGTGTTTGAAAAGAATGACCGCGTCGGCGGCTTGCTGCGTTATGGCATCCCTGACTTCAAGATGGAAAAGTCGCACATCGACCTGCGCGTGGAACAGATGAAGGCCGAAGGCGTGACCTTCCGCACCGGTGTGTTCGTCGGCAAGGATTTCCCCGAGACCGTCAACAACTGGTCCAAGGAATCCGTCACGCCTGAAGAACTGAAGAAGGAATTCGATGCCGTGGTCATCGCCGGTGGCGCCGAGTCTCCGCGTGACCTGCCGGTACCGGGCCGCGAACTGAAGGGCGTGCATTTCGCCATGGACTTCCTGCCACTGCAGAACAAGGTCAATGCCGGCGACAAGCTCAAGAACCAGATCATGGCCACCGGCAAGAACGTGGTCGTCATCGGCGGTGGCGACACCGGTTCGGACTGCGTGGGTACTTCCAACCGTCACGGTGCTGCTTCGGTGACCCAGTTCGAACTGATGCCGCAGCCGCCCGAGTCGGAAAACAAGCCGCTGGTCTGGCCTTACTGGCCGATCAAGCTGCGCACCTCTTCCTCGCACGAGGAAGGTTGCCAGCGCGATTTTGCGGTCACCACCAAGCGCCTGGAAGGCAAGGGTGGCAAGGTCGAGAAGCTGATCGCCGCACGCGTCGAGTTCAAGGACGGCAAGATGGTCGAAGTGCCGGATTCGGAATTCGAGATCAAGGCCGACCTGGTGCTGCTGGCTATGGGTTTTGTCTCGCCGGTGCAGCAGGTGCTGGACGCCTTCGGCGTCGAGAAGGATGCCCGCGGCAATGCCAAGGCCACCACCGATGGCGAAGGCTGCTACAAGACTTCGGTGGAGAAGGTCTTCGCCGCCGGCGACATGCGCCGCGGTCAGTCGCTGGTGGTGTGGGCGATTCGCGAAGGTCGCCAGTGTGCACGGGCGGTGGATGAGTTCTTGATGGGTTCTTCACTGCTGCCGCGCTGA
- a CDS encoding glutamate synthase-related protein, producing MHAQGLYDPANEHDACGVGFIAHIKGKKSHSIVDQGLLILKNLDHRGAVGADALMGDGAGILIQIPDQYYREEMAKQGVDLPPPGEYGVGMIFLPKENASRIACEQEIERSVLAEGQIVLGWRDVPVDRDMPMSPTVREKEPVIRQIFIGRGPDVMVTDALERKLYVIRKSSGHAIQALNLLHGKEFFVPSMSARTVVYKGLLLADQVGVYYKDLQDERCVSALALVHQRFSTNTFPEWPLAHPYRLIAHNGEINTVKGNFNWMRAREGVMQSAVLGADLKKLFPLIYEGQSDTASFDNALELLVMAGYPLPQAMMMMVPEAWENHTSMDDNRRAFYEYHAAMMEPWDGPAALAFTDGRHIGGTLDRNGLRPARYIVTDDDLVVMASESGVLPIPESKIIQKWRLQPGKMFLIDLDAGRIIDDKELKDTYANAKPYKQWINSVRVKLDELKEEPRQPSSPLKLLDLQQVFGYTQEDVKFLMAPMASGGEEAIGSMGNDSPLAVMSNKNKPLYNYFRQLFAQVTNPPIDPIREALVMSLVSFIGPKPNLLDTNNINPPMRLEVSQPVLDYDDIAKLRNISAHSGGKFKSYELNICYPVAWGKEGIEARLASLCAKAVDAVKSGHNILIISDRKVDADQLPIPALLATSAIHQHLVSKGLRTSTGLVVETGSARETHHFALLAGYGAEAIHPYLAMDTLADLAKGLPGDLSPEKAIYNFQKAVGKGLLKVMSKMGISTYMSYCGAQIFEAIGLSKALVDKYFKGTASNVEGIGVFEVAEEALRLHTAAFSADPVLANALDAGGEYAFRIRGEEHMWTPDAIAKLQHSTRSNSYNTYKEYAQIINDQSKRHMTLRGLFEFKIDPSKAISIDEVEPAKEIVKRFATGAMSLGSISTEAHATLAIAMNRIGGKSNTGEGGEDVNRYRNELKGIPIKQGATLASEIGREHIEVDIPLLEGDSLRSRIKQVASGRFGVSAEYLISADQIQIKMAQGAKPGEGGQLPGHKVSEYIAKLRVSVPGVGLISPPPHHDIYSIEDLAQLIHDLKNVNPRASISVKLVSEVGVGTVAAGVAKAKSDHVVIAGHDGGTGASPLSSIKHAGSPWELGLAETQQTLVLNGLRNRIRVQADGQMKTGRDVVIGAMLGADEFGFATAPLVVEGCIMMRKCHLNTCPVGVATQDPVLRAKFSGKPEHVVNFFFFIAEEARQIMAQLGIRKFDDLIGRADLLDRSKAIAHWKAKGLDFSRIFHQPESKLPVYHTDVQDHGLDKALDHKLIAQAKIALEKGEKVSFISPIKNLNRTVGAMLSGEVAKRYGDEGLPDDTIHIQLQGTAGQSAGAFLAKGVTLDLVGEGNDYVGKGLSGGRIIVRPNTEFRGRAVDNMISGNTVLYGAISGEAFINGVAGERFAVRNSGAIAVVEGTGDHGCEYMTGGTVVVLGNTGRNFAAGMSGGIAYVYDPEGDFAGKCNTAMVSLEKVLSDTEQEQTLGRNIWHSLLRGGERQTDEAILRGLIERHFKYTGSTRARYLLDNWAASRAKFVKVFPTEYKRALAELAAAAETKKEKVAA from the coding sequence ATGCACGCGCAAGGCCTTTACGACCCAGCAAATGAACATGACGCCTGTGGCGTCGGTTTCATCGCCCACATCAAGGGCAAGAAATCCCATTCCATCGTTGACCAGGGTTTGCTCATCCTGAAGAACCTGGATCACCGGGGCGCAGTCGGCGCCGATGCCTTGATGGGTGACGGTGCCGGTATCCTGATCCAGATCCCCGATCAGTATTACCGTGAAGAGATGGCCAAGCAGGGCGTGGACCTGCCGCCGCCCGGTGAATATGGCGTGGGCATGATCTTCCTGCCCAAGGAAAACGCTTCCCGCATTGCCTGTGAACAGGAAATCGAACGCTCGGTGCTGGCCGAAGGCCAGATCGTGCTGGGCTGGCGCGACGTCCCCGTCGATCGCGACATGCCGATGTCGCCCACCGTGCGCGAAAAAGAACCGGTGATCCGCCAGATCTTCATCGGCCGCGGCCCGGACGTGATGGTCACCGATGCGCTGGAACGCAAGCTCTACGTGATCCGCAAGTCGTCCGGCCACGCCATCCAGGCGCTGAACCTGTTGCACGGCAAGGAATTCTTCGTGCCCTCGATGTCGGCCCGCACCGTGGTCTACAAGGGCTTGCTGCTGGCCGACCAGGTCGGCGTGTACTACAAGGACCTGCAGGACGAGCGCTGCGTCTCGGCCCTGGCCCTGGTGCACCAGCGCTTCTCCACCAACACCTTCCCGGAATGGCCGCTGGCCCACCCGTACCGCCTGATCGCCCACAACGGTGAAATCAACACCGTCAAGGGCAACTTCAACTGGATGCGCGCCCGCGAAGGCGTGATGCAGTCGGCCGTGCTGGGTGCGGACCTGAAGAAGCTGTTCCCGCTGATCTATGAAGGCCAGTCCGATACCGCCAGCTTCGACAACGCGCTGGAACTGCTGGTCATGGCCGGCTATCCGCTGCCGCAGGCGATGATGATGATGGTCCCCGAAGCCTGGGAAAACCATACCTCGATGGACGACAACCGCCGCGCCTTCTATGAATACCACGCCGCCATGATGGAACCGTGGGACGGCCCCGCTGCGCTGGCCTTCACCGATGGCCGTCACATCGGCGGCACGCTCGATCGCAACGGCCTGCGTCCGGCGCGCTACATCGTCACCGATGACGACCTGGTGGTGATGGCTTCCGAATCGGGCGTGTTGCCGATTCCCGAATCCAAGATCATCCAGAAGTGGCGTCTGCAACCGGGCAAGATGTTCCTCATCGACCTGGACGCCGGCCGCATCATCGACGACAAGGAACTCAAGGACACCTACGCCAACGCCAAGCCCTACAAGCAGTGGATCAACTCGGTGCGCGTCAAGCTCGATGAGTTGAAGGAAGAGCCGCGCCAGCCGTCCTCGCCCCTGAAGCTGCTGGACCTGCAGCAGGTCTTCGGCTACACCCAGGAAGACGTCAAGTTCCTGATGGCCCCCATGGCCAGCGGTGGCGAGGAAGCCATCGGCTCCATGGGCAATGACTCGCCGCTGGCGGTCATGTCCAACAAGAACAAGCCGCTCTACAACTACTTCCGCCAGTTGTTCGCGCAGGTGACCAACCCGCCCATCGACCCGATCCGCGAAGCGCTGGTCATGTCGCTGGTGTCCTTCATCGGTCCCAAGCCCAACCTGCTGGACACCAACAACATCAACCCGCCGATGCGCCTGGAAGTGTCGCAGCCGGTGCTGGACTATGACGACATCGCCAAGCTGCGCAACATCAGCGCGCACAGCGGCGGCAAGTTCAAGTCCTACGAACTGAACATCTGCTATCCGGTCGCCTGGGGCAAGGAAGGTATCGAAGCGCGCCTGGCCTCGCTGTGCGCCAAGGCCGTCGATGCGGTCAAGTCGGGCCACAACATCCTGATCATCTCGGACCGCAAGGTCGATGCCGACCAGCTGCCGATCCCGGCACTGCTGGCCACTTCGGCCATCCACCAGCACCTGGTCAGCAAGGGCCTGCGCACCTCCACCGGCCTGGTGGTGGAAACCGGTTCGGCTCGCGAAACGCACCACTTCGCCCTGCTGGCAGGCTATGGCGCCGAAGCGATCCACCCGTACCTGGCGATGGACACCCTGGCCGACCTGGCCAAGGGTCTGCCGGGCGACCTGTCGCCGGAAAAGGCCATCTACAACTTCCAGAAGGCAGTCGGCAAGGGCTTGCTGAAGGTCATGTCCAAGATGGGCATCTCGACCTACATGTCCTACTGCGGCGCGCAGATCTTCGAAGCCATCGGCCTGTCCAAGGCCCTGGTGGACAAGTACTTCAAGGGTACCGCCTCCAACGTCGAAGGTATCGGCGTGTTCGAAGTGGCCGAAGAAGCGCTGCGCCTGCATACCGCTGCCTTCAGCGCCGACCCGGTGCTGGCCAACGCACTGGATGCCGGTGGCGAATATGCCTTCCGTATCCGTGGCGAAGAGCACATGTGGACCCCGGACGCGATTGCCAAGCTGCAGCACTCGACGCGTTCGAACAGCTACAACACCTACAAGGAATACGCCCAGATCATCAACGACCAGTCCAAGCGCCACATGACGCTGCGCGGCCTGTTCGAGTTCAAGATCGACCCGTCCAAGGCGATCTCGATCGATGAAGTGGAACCGGCCAAGGAAATCGTCAAGCGTTTTGCCACCGGCGCCATGTCGCTGGGCTCGATCTCGACCGAAGCCCACGCCACGCTGGCTATCGCCATGAACCGTATCGGCGGCAAGTCCAACACCGGCGAAGGTGGTGAAGACGTCAACCGTTATCGTAACGAGTTGAAGGGCATCCCCATCAAGCAAGGTGCAACCCTGGCTTCGGAAATCGGCCGCGAACACATCGAAGTCGACATCCCCCTGCTGGAAGGAGACTCGCTGCGTTCGCGCATCAAGCAGGTGGCGTCAGGTCGTTTCGGTGTCTCCGCCGAATACCTGATCTCGGCCGACCAGATCCAGATCAAGATGGCTCAGGGCGCCAAGCCCGGTGAAGGTGGTCAGTTGCCCGGCCACAAGGTCTCGGAATACATCGCCAAGCTGCGCGTGTCGGTGCCGGGCGTGGGCCTGATCTCGCCGCCGCCGCACCATGACATCTACTCCATCGAGGATCTGGCCCAACTGATTCACGACCTGAAGAACGTCAACCCGCGCGCGTCCATCTCGGTCAAGCTGGTCTCCGAAGTGGGTGTGGGTACCGTCGCTGCTGGCGTAGCCAAGGCCAAGTCGGATCACGTGGTCATCGCCGGTCACGATGGCGGTACCGGCGCTTCGCCGCTGTCCTCGATCAAGCACGCTGGTTCCCCGTGGGAACTGGGCCTGGCTGAAACCCAGCAGACCCTGGTCCTGAACGGCCTGCGCAACCGCATCCGCGTGCAGGCCGATGGCCAGATGAAGACCGGCCGCGACGTCGTCATCGGCGCCATGCTGGGCGCGGACGAATTCGGTTTCGCCACCGCACCGCTGGTGGTCGAAGGCTGCATCATGATGCGCAAGTGCCACCTGAACACCTGCCCGGTGGGCGTGGCTACGCAAGATCCGGTGCTGCGCGCCAAGTTCTCCGGCAAGCCGGAACATGTGGTCAACTTCTTCTTCTTCATCGCCGAAGAAGCACGCCAGATCATGGCGCAACTGGGCATCCGCAAGTTCGATGACCTGATCGGTCGTGCCGACCTGCTGGACCGTTCCAAGGCGATTGCCCACTGGAAGGCCAAGGGCCTGGACTTCAGCCGCATCTTCCATCAGCCCGAGTCGAAGCTGCCGGTCTACCACACCGACGTGCAAGACCACGGCCTGGACAAGGCACTGGACCACAAGCTGATCGCACAAGCCAAGATCGCGCTGGAAAAGGGCGAGAAGGTTTCCTTCATCTCCCCGATCAAGAACCTCAACCGCACCGTCGGCGCCATGCTCTCCGGTGAAGTGGCCAAGCGTTACGGCGACGAAGGTCTGCCGGACGACACCATCCACATCCAGCTGCAAGGTACCGCAGGCCAGTCGGCCGGCGCCTTCCTGGCCAAGGGCGTGACCCTGGACCTGGTCGGCGAAGGCAACGACTATGTAGGCAAGGGCTTGTCGGGTGGCCGCATCATCGTGCGTCCCAACACCGAGTTCCGTGGTCGTGCCGTGGACAACATGATCTCCGGCAATACCGTACTGTACGGTGCCATCAGCGGTGAAGCCTTCATCAACGGCGTGGCCGGCGAGCGCTTCGCGGTGCGCAACTCCGGTGCCATCGCGGTGGTGGAAGGTACCGGCGACCACGGTTGCGAATACATGACCGGTGGCACCGTGGTGGTGCTGGGCAATACCGGCCGCAACTTCGCTGCCGGTATGTCGGGTGGTATCGCCTACGTGTATGACCCGGAAGGTGACTTCGCCGGCAAGTGCAATACCGCCATGGTCAGCCTGGAAAAGGTCTTGTCCGACACCGAGCAGGAGCAGACTCTGGGCCGCAACATCTGGCACAGCCTGCTGCGCGGTGGCGAACGCCAGACCGACGAAGCCATCCTGCGCGGCTTGATTGAACGCCACTTCAAGTACACCGGCAGCACGCGTGCGCGCTACCTGCTGGATAACTGGGCGGCGTCGCGCGCCAAGTTCGTCAAGGTGTTCCCGACCGAGTACAAGCGTGCGCTGGCCGAACTGGCCGCCGCTGCCGAAACGAAGAAGGAAAAGGTCGCCGCCTGA